GGGGGGAAATGGTTAGAAGTATTAGGGTGTGGCATGGTGCACCCGAACGTATTAAAGGCCGTCGATATTGACCCTGAGGTATTCACAGGTTTTGCTTTTGGAATGGGCGTTGAGCGTTTAACAATGCTTCGCTACGGGGTGAACGATTTACGTGCGTTCTTTGAAAATGATTTGCGCTTTTTAAGTCAATTTAACTAAGAGGGAAAGGTTATGAAATTTAGTGAAAATTGGCTTCGCGAATGGGTAAACCCGTCTTTAAGTGCAGAAGCGCTAGCAGAACAATTGAGTATGGCCGGTTTAGAGGTCGACGCTGTTGACCCTGTTGCCGGTGAGTTTTCAGGTGTGGTGATCGGCGAGGTAAAGGCGTGCGGCCAACACCCTAATGCTGACAAGCTTCGCGTGACCAAAGTTGACGTAGGGCAAGACGAATTGCTTGATATCGTGTGCGGTGCGCCGAATTGTCGCCTCGGTTTGAAAGTTGCTGTGGCAGTGGTCGGTGCGATACTGCCGGGCGACTTCAAGATTAAGAAAACAAAACTTCGCGGTGAACCGTCGAATGGGATGCTTTGTTCCGCGTCGGAGTTGTCGTTAAGTGATGACCACGATGGGATTCTTGAGCTTCCAGGAGATGCGCCAATTGGGCAAGATTTTCGTGAGTGGATGGATTTGAATGATCACACCATTGACGTTGACTTAACGCCTAATCGAGCCGATTGCCTTGGTATTCGTGGATTAGCGCGAGAAGTTGGCGTGTTGAATAATTTAGATGTGAAAGAGCCTCGAATTGCTGAAGTTTCACCCGCAATCCGTGACACCTTGGCGATTCATCTAGATGCGCCTGAAGCTTGTCCACGGTATATGGGGCGAGTAATCAAGCAAATTGACATGTCAGCGAGCACACCATTATGGATGATCGAGAAATTGCGTAGAAGCGGTATTCGCAGCATCGATCCAGTGGTCGATATTACGAATTTTGTTCTACTTGAATTAGGGCACCCTATGCACGCGTTTGATCTTGCAGCGATCGACGGCGAAGTACGTGTTCGTTATGCAAAAGAGCAAGAAACGTTAAAGTTGCTCGATGGTGAAACGGTTCAGTTACAAACTGATGTATTGGTGATTGCCGATAAATCAAAGCCAATGGCGATGGCCGGTATTTTTGGTGGCGAAGCCTCTGGCGTAACAACGACTACACAAGATATTTTCTTGGAAAGTGCCTTCTTTTCACCAGTCACAATCATGGGTAAAGCACGTCGGTTCGGTCTTCATACAGACGCATCACATCGTTATGAGCGAGGTGTTGATCCCGAGCTGCAGAAAGTGGCAATAGAGCGTGCAACTGCTCTCATACTTGAAATTTGCGGGGGTAAAGCGGGTCCGATCACAGAAGCAAAGAGCGAAACTCATTTACCTCAAACTAAGGTTGTTGAACTGAGAGCGAATCGCCTTGAACGCGTTTTGGGCATAAAGATCGTCTCTGAGCACGTCACCGAGATGCTCCGTCGATTGGGTTTCTCAACAAAGTATGAAAGCGAAAGTTGGACCGTGAAGGTACCTGCTTATCGGTTTGATATCAGTATCGAAGAAGATTTAATTGAAGAAGTTGCTCGCGTATACGGCTATAACAACATTCCTTCTGTGGCTCCAGTTGCGGCATTGCAAATGAAGCGCCAAGAAGAAGGGCAGATTGCACTCTCAAAGCTGCAACAGCGGTTGTTGTCTGTGGGATACCAAGAAGCGATTACTTATAGCTTTGTCGACCCGAAACATCAAGCGATGTTGTATCCTGAATCGCCTGCTTTGAATTTACCACACGCAATCTCGGTAGACATGTCTTCCATGCGTTTAGGTTTGTTACCCGGCTTACTCACGGCGGCAGGTTACAATCAGAAACGCCAGCAAACAGCAGTTCGACTCTTTGAATCAGGTCTAAAATTCGTTCCGTCTGAACCTGCGGAGAATGGCATCGAGCAGCGCGAAGTGCTGGGCGGAGTTGCGTTTGGCAGCTTATTGGCTGAACATTGGCAACAAGGAAACCAAGCACTCGACTTTTACAGTGTGAAAGGGCATGTGGAAGCACTGCTTAGCTTGTCTGGCTTAGAGAATTATCGTTTTGTAGCGTCTGCGCATGCAGCACTGCATCCTGGTCAAAGTGCGTCAATTTATAAAGGTGAGCAATACGTGGGGTTCGTGGGAGCTCTTCACCCTCAGTTTGAGAAAACCTTTGGTCTTAAATCTCGTACCTTCGTCTTCGAACTCGATTTAGCACTTATATCTGCTCGGGATGTGCCGGTGGCAACTCCTATTTCTCGCTTCCCGTCGATTCGCAGGGATTTAGCACTCATTGTTGATAAAACTCTCGCTGCAGGTGAAGTGATAGAATTTATTCAAAAAATTGGCGCAAATCATGTGGTTGACCTACACTTATTTGATGTTTACGAGGGGGATAACCTTCCTCAAAACAAAAAAAGTCTTGCCTTGGCGCTTACTTTAAGAGCGGACGATCGTACGTTAGAAGAGCAAGACATCAACAATTCAGTGGCAACCGTGATTGAGTCGTTGAAGGAAGAATTCAACGCCGTCTTGAGGGACAGTTAAAATGGCACTTACGAAAGCAGATATTGCAGAGCAGTTAAATGAAAGGTTAGACATTAGCAAGCGAGATGCGAAAGAACTAGTAGAGCTATTCTTTGAAGAAATACGCAGCGCGTTAGAGAATGGTGAACAAGTTAAAATATCTGGTTTTGGTAACTTTGATCTTCGCGACAAAGCTGAACGACCTGGCCGCAATCCAAAAACTGGTGAAGATATTCCTATCTCAGCACGAAGGGTTGTCACTTTTAGGCCTGGCCAAAAATTGAAGGCGCGCGTAGAGGGTGCTGAAGTAAAAGAGTAAAAGCAAAAATAAAAAAGGGCGAAGCCATAGTGGTTCGCCCTTTTCTTTTGCCAATATTTATCTGAAAAATAGGCTACTAAATGGGTTTAGTAACCGAGATATTCCCGACGTAAACTGAAGGGGAGCATCTAAAGTAGCAAGTGTTAAACAGTCTTCATCTTGTGTTTGTGGAGAATGATGATGCTCTCCGCTCAACATAATGAAATCACCGTCTTTATACTCATTTTGCTCGTCATTGAAGACGCCATTCACCACCAAAGTTGTTTCTTGACCTCGATGGGTGTGCTCCGGAACTCGGCTACCCTGATCCATATAAATCAGGTTAATGCACTCGTCTGTTCCTAAATCGACAGGAGCTCTCATCATTTTGCCAGGTACCCAGCTCCAGTGTCCGATTTTTGATTTCTGACGCGCGAGGGTCGGGGGCAGTTTGAAGCGTTTGCCTTCAAGTGTGAGGATATCGTCGTTTGCTGCAACACGCAATTGGGTTGGAGCGGTTGAACTGAATATCTGTTCAAGCATTTGATCAAGTACCGGAGCAGAGCCCTTTACTGGCGATTTCAATAACCGCTCAGCAAGCATTGCTTCTGCGTCTTGCACTTGCTTTTGGCAATGCTGACACATATCGACGTGTGTTCCGACAACGACAGAGAGCGCAGGCGCAAGTTCGCCGGCTACAAACTGTTCGATTAACTGATCATTTGGATGAAACTTAATCATGTTCGCCAATCATCTCTTTTAGCTTCTGAAGTGCTAAGCGTGTACGTGATTTCACGGTGCCTAGCGGTATTTCGAGCGCGTCGGATACT
This genomic interval from Idiomarinaceae bacterium HL-53 contains the following:
- a CDS encoding phenylalanyl-tRNA synthetase beta subunit produces the protein MKFSENWLREWVNPSLSAEALAEQLSMAGLEVDAVDPVAGEFSGVVIGEVKACGQHPNADKLRVTKVDVGQDELLDIVCGAPNCRLGLKVAVAVVGAILPGDFKIKKTKLRGEPSNGMLCSASELSLSDDHDGILELPGDAPIGQDFREWMDLNDHTIDVDLTPNRADCLGIRGLAREVGVLNNLDVKEPRIAEVSPAIRDTLAIHLDAPEACPRYMGRVIKQIDMSASTPLWMIEKLRRSGIRSIDPVVDITNFVLLELGHPMHAFDLAAIDGEVRVRYAKEQETLKLLDGETVQLQTDVLVIADKSKPMAMAGIFGGEASGVTTTTQDIFLESAFFSPVTIMGKARRFGLHTDASHRYERGVDPELQKVAIERATALILEICGGKAGPITEAKSETHLPQTKVVELRANRLERVLGIKIVSEHVTEMLRRLGFSTKYESESWTVKVPAYRFDISIEEDLIEEVARVYGYNNIPSVAPVAALQMKRQEEGQIALSKLQQRLLSVGYQEAITYSFVDPKHQAMLYPESPALNLPHAISVDMSSMRLGLLPGLLTAAGYNQKRQQTAVRLFESGLKFVPSEPAENGIEQREVLGGVAFGSLLAEHWQQGNQALDFYSVKGHVEALLSLSGLENYRFVASAHAALHPGQSASIYKGEQYVGFVGALHPQFEKTFGLKSRTFVFELDLALISARDVPVATPISRFPSIRRDLALIVDKTLAAGEVIEFIQKIGANHVVDLHLFDVYEGDNLPQNKKSLALALTLRADDRTLEEQDINNSVATVIESLKEEFNAVLRDS
- a CDS encoding anti-ECFsigma factor, ChrR yields the protein MIKFHPNDQLIEQFVAGELAPALSVVVGTHVDMCQHCQKQVQDAEAMLAERLLKSPVKGSAPVLDQMLEQIFSSTAPTQLRVAANDDILTLEGKRFKLPPTLARQKSKIGHWSWVPGKMMRAPVDLGTDECINLIYMDQGSRVPEHTHRGQETTLVVNGVFNDEQNEYKDGDFIMLSGEHHHSPQTQDEDCLTLATLDAPLQFTSGISRLLNPFSSLFFR
- a CDS encoding integration host factor subunit alpha, yielding MALTKADIAEQLNERLDISKRDAKELVELFFEEIRSALENGEQVKISGFGNFDLRDKAERPGRNPKTGEDIPISARRVVTFRPGQKLKARVEGAEVKE